In Candidatus Hydrogenedentota bacterium, the DNA window AGCCGGTTCTACGTGTTCCGCCCGGAAGGCGCCGATGCCATTTCGCCTACTCAGGTCCGAATGCTTTGGGATCAGGAGTTTCTATACCTTTGCTTCCAATGCGAGGACGCGGACATCTGGTCGTTTTCGGACACGCCTGNNNNNNNNNNNNNNNNNNNNNNNNNNNNNNNNNNNNNNNNNNNNNNNNNNNNNNNNNNNNNNNNNNNNNNNNNNNNNNNNNNNNNNNNNNNNNNNNNNNNTACCTTTGCTTCCAATGCGAGGACGCGGACATCTGGTCGTTTTCGGACACGCCTGATGATTCGTTGTGGGACGGCGACGTGGCCGAGTTTTTCGTGAAACCGTACCGCGATCAGCGGTTTTACTACGAGTTCGTGTTCGCGCCCAACGGCACGCTGTATGACGCGCGGTATCCAAGCCGGGGCTCGGGCCTCGCGAGCCGGTTCAAAGGCTGGAGTTCCGGCGCCAAAATCGCTACGACGATCAACGGCACCGACAATGACTACCATGACGACGATACCGGGTATATCATTGAAGCCGCCATACCGTGGGCGGCATTTCGCGAGGCCGGCAAACCCGCGACCGGCACGCAATGGACATTCGGAGCATTTCGGTACGATTATTCGAAGCTGTTCGAGGAGCCCTTGTTGCTCAAATCATTTCCGGGGGAGGCAACACAAGGATTTCACTCATACGAGAGCTACGGCGAGATGCGGTTCGTCTCGCGGTAACGGCCAATTCATGAGAACCAGACTGCAATTTGGACCAGGGGGAATCAATGGCTAGGGATTTCATTCTTGCGCTGGACCAGGGCACGACTTCGTCCCGGGCCATTCTGTTTGATCGCGAAGGGGCCGTTCACGGCTCGTGCAATGCGGAATTCCGGCAAATCTACCCGCAACCCGGCTGGGTCGAACACGATCCCGAGGATATCTGGCGCACGCAGTGCGCCACCGCGCAACGAGTGCTGCAGGAAGCAGGCGTCGCCCCGCGCGACGTCGCCGCCATCGGTATCACCAACCAGCGCGAAACCGCCCTGATATGGGATCGGAACACGGGAGAACCCATCCACAATGCCATTGTCTGGCAATGCCGCCGCACCACGGATATCTGCGAACAATTGATCGCCGACGGCTTGACCGCCGCCTTTCGCGCTCGCACCGGCCTGGTGCTGGATGCGTACTTCTCCGGCACCAAGGTGAAATGGCTGCTCGACCACGTGCCGGGCGCCCGCAAACGCGCCGCAAAAGGAGAACTGTGTTTCGGCACGATCGACGCATGGCTGCTGTATAAACTCACGGGAAAACACGCGACGGATCCCAGCAACGCATCCCGGACCCTTCTCTACAACATATTCGAACACCGGTGGGACGAAACCCTTCTCAATCACCTTGACGTGCCCCCGGAGCTCTTGCCCGGGGTAATGCCCACGAGCTGCGTCTTTGGCGAAACAAGCGTGTTCGGCGGCTCGATACCCATCGGCGGCATGTGCGGCGATCAACAAAGCGCCCTGTTCGGCCAGACCGCCTTCGGACATCTCGAGAGCAAGAATACCTATGGCACCGGCTGCTTCCTGTTGACGAACACCGGAAAAACGCCGGTGAAATCGAATCACGGTCTCATTACGACCATCGCGTGGGACCTGGGAAAGGGCGCCGAGTATGCGCTCGAAGGCAGCGTATTCATCGCAGGGGCCGTCGTGCAATGGCTCCGCGACGAGTTGAGAATGATTGCGACCGCCGCGGAAAGCGAATCCGTCGCGGCGCAAGTCGACGACACGGGCGGCGTGTATGTCGTCCCTGCGTTCGTCGGTCTGGGCGCGCCCCATTGGGATATGCGCGCCCGCGGCATCATCGTGGGCTTGACGCGGGGAAGCAATCGCGCGCACATCGTGCGCGCCGCGCTCGAATCCATTTCGTTTCAAACGGGCGACATCATTCACAGCATGGAATCGGACACCGGTGCGAGCATTCCTGTCTTGAAAGTAGATGGAGGAGCCGCGGCTAATAATCTGCTTATGCAGCATCAGGCCAATGTCTTGGGAATCCCCGTCGTCCGCGGACAAGTCACTGATACAACAGCACTTGGGGCCGCATTCCTCGCGGGATTGGCCGTCAAAATCTGGCCCAATCAAGACGCTCTGCGGGGAATTTGGCAGGAAGAACGCACGTTTACCCCCGTGTGGAACGAGGATCAGCGACGCCAAGCGCTAAGTGGTTGGGAACATTCGATTAAGATGGCGCTGCTGCGATAAACGACAAATATGTAAACAGTTTATTCATAAGTGGTTGCGTTCTTTGTTCGCGCGTGGTACAATTTAGAAGGTCAGCGCCACATGTGGCGTTTCTCCTTCCGCGGAGGCCCACGGAATTCACTTCCTGGGCCTCTAAAATAACTTGTGGCGGGTTGAGATTTTCTCCCCGGCGCAAGTTCTTGTATATCGAGACCGGCGTCTTGAGATGTCGGTCTCGCGTTTTTCGTGCTCGATGGTCTCGACTGCATTCACTCGACTCTCTCCCGATGGTCTCATTTCAAACGAATGACAATGATCGAGGGCATGGGGGAAACAGCAATGGGACATTCGATGCCGCCTCCTTGCCCGGCACTCCACGCGGCTTCTTCGTAGGCCGCGTCCGTTGTTTTCGAGAGGAGATTGAAACGCTGCACGCTTTCTATGCTTTCTTGCGCGAGCCCGTTCACGTGTAAACTGGCGGCAACTTCGACCGCGTCCTCCTCACTCACCGCCCGCCAGGCCTCGTAATAGTCGCCCCGTATCCGTTTGCGGTTATCGAGGATTCTCCCGTCGAATGCCTCGAGTGGGTTCCACGCGGCGGCGATCAGCCGTTCCGTGCCGTCTCTGTTCTGAAGGTAGCTTCTCACTTGGAGTTCGACATCGCCATGCGGCGCCGAGCTGATGGTTACTTCGTAACGGCCGTTTCGCAGAAGCGTTGGATTGTCAGGAAGAAGGCTCGCAAGATTCCTGTAGACATGCCCCATGGGACGAAGCCCCCGGGGATCTTCCTCCGTGCCGTAGTAGAGAGAGAAATCATTCTCGCCGCGCATGTCCTTGTACCAAACCGCGATTTCGACGCCGAGAAAGATGGTTTCGAGGTAGTGCCGCGCGCAATACGCTGCCTGTTCGCTCTCGCAGTAGACCAGGTTGCGCCACGAATCCCGCGATTTCTTTTCGAGGAAGGGAACGATGGCGTAGCCGCGCTCGGAATCGGCGGCGATCACGTGGTGGCCTTGGGGAGCGTATTCCGCGATTCGGCCGCGCAACCAACCCACGTCTTCGGCGAGACCGCTTTCAGGAAGCAAGGTGTGGCGATGGTAACCATGATATGTGAGGACATCGATGGACTTGCCGGCGAGCAGTCCCTCCTCCAGCGTTTTCTCGATGAACCCTTTGTCCATCCACGCGGTAGATAGCGCTGCCACTTTGGCCGTTGCATCGGAGGACTTAATGGCATTGGCCGCTTGCGTGGCCATCTTTGTGTATGTGACCGGGTCGTTCCAATAGCCGCCCATCGGGAAGGCCTCGGGTTCGTTCCCGAGTTCCCAGAGGATGCCTTTCCCGGCATAGCGCGCCGCGGCTGCCCCGCACCACCGGACCGCCGCCCCGATGACCACGTCCTTGTCGTCCTTGTCTGCTTCGTATAGAGGACACAGATCTTCCATGGTCAGGACACACATGACGTGGAAACCATTGTCGAGGTAGTAATTCAGCAATTCATCGGCGCCGGCCCAATCGTAGTTGCCCCGGGATTCTTTTTCGACGTTTCCCCAGCGCACATTCACCCGGACCCACTGGACGTTGACGTCGCGCAATGCCTGCGCGCGAAACGGGGTATGCACCACCACCCCGAAAGCCCCGGCATCGGGAAACATGGGCGCCGGCGGGTCTGTGCGCTCGGCGGCCATGGATGCCGCGGCCGCCACAGCAACCGGCAATGCCGCCATGAAAACCCGGGTACGCAGCATCATATCAGATGCGCCGGTAGACCACCCCGGGGATGGTCTGCCTTCGGTCGGTGAGCACCGCGCCGGCGATGCGCCCCTTGGCGCTTTGGAGCATTTCGATGGCGCGATTCACCACTTCGCGGCGCGTGGCGTCGGCCCTGATGACGATCACGACGCCGTCGGCGAACCGGGCGGCGTTAAGGGCATCGCTCGAGACGCGCACAGGAGACGTGTGCACCACGATCCGGTCAAAGCGCTGACGCAGGTCCGCGAGGACCGTCTGCATGCGGCGGGATTCCCAGAGGTAGCCCGGGCACTCGGCCGCGCCTCGCGACAACACATACAGGTCGCCGTCCTGTCCCAGGACCTCGTCCAGCCCCGCCTGTTCGGTGACCAGGTCGGTGAGTCCCTTGGGCGGATGGTCTTCGGACCGGTGAGGAGCGAAATCAATGTAGAGAACCCGCCATTCCGGGTTTTCCGCGCGGGCCTTGGCCAAGGCCATGGCAACGTTGCCGGACTGTTCCCCCGTGACGGCGCTGGTCACTTCGATCAACTGGTTCGGGGCGCCCGACTGTACGGCGTCGATCATCGTGCTCAGGCGCTGCGCCTCCGCTACGTCCAGGGGACGGTTGTGTCCCGCGCGGAAAAACGAGGCTAACGGAGGCACTCGCAGATAGAAATCGACATCCTCGGGGGTCTTGAGCCCGTGGTCGAGATATTCGAGAAAGAACGCTATGGCAATGCCGCCGATAACGCCTACGACCAGCGCAATCAGCAGGTTTGCCAGTTTGCGCGGGCTGATGGGGTTGACCGGCGCCACAGGATGCTCGACAACGCGGATACTGGATATTTGCTTGTCTTTCATGGCATCGGCAACCGCGGCTTCCTCGCGCTTCTGCGTGTAGTACACCAGGGTGTCGGAGGAAGTGTCGACCGCCCGCTGAAGGTCTTCCAATTCTCCCTCGACTTTGTTCAATTCCTGCAGACGGAGTTGCAGGTCATCAATCTTCGCCTGAGTCGTGTTTCGCGTCGTATCGATTGCCTCGGTCAGCCGCTCCGCGGCCCGGCTGATCTCGTTGTGAATGCCCACCACTTGGGGATGTTTCGGACCGAGGTTCTCCGTGATGCGGTTGCGTTCGAGGATCAGTTCCAGAAGCCGCAGCTGAAGCTCGGTCACGACCGTGTTCTCCGTTTTGCCGGACAGTGTGGCGATCAGCACTTGGTCGGTTTTGCCCTCGGCAACCTGCTTGGCGGCGTCCTGGCTCTCGGTCAGCTGCAGCAGGAGTTTGCGCGCATCGGCGTATTGGGCCAGCAAGAGTTCTTTCTCGGCTTGGAGAGACACGACCTGGTGTTTTTCGCGGAACGCCTCGAGCCGCTGTTGGGCGTCGGCCAATTCCTTCGACACGCGCGCGGCTTGCTCGTCGAAGAAGGCGGTACTGCCCGGCTGGTCGAACACTTCGACATGCTTCTGCTGGTATGCGGCCAGCAGCGCTTCCAGAACATCCCGCGCCAATTCGGGCTCGCCCAGTTGAACGCGTATCTCGAGGACGTAT includes these proteins:
- a CDS encoding carbohydrate-binding family 9-like protein — protein: YLCFQCEDADIWSFSDTPDDSLWDGDVAEFFVKPYRDQRFYYEFVFAPNGTLYDARYPSRGSGLASRFKGWSSGAKIATTINGTDNDYHDDDTGYIIEAAIPWAAFREAGKPATGTQWTFGAFRYDYSKLFEEPLLLKSFPGEATQGFHSYESYGEMRFVSR
- the glpK gene encoding glycerol kinase GlpK codes for the protein MARDFILALDQGTTSSRAILFDREGAVHGSCNAEFRQIYPQPGWVEHDPEDIWRTQCATAQRVLQEAGVAPRDVAAIGITNQRETALIWDRNTGEPIHNAIVWQCRRTTDICEQLIADGLTAAFRARTGLVLDAYFSGTKVKWLLDHVPGARKRAAKGELCFGTIDAWLLYKLTGKHATDPSNASRTLLYNIFEHRWDETLLNHLDVPPELLPGVMPTSCVFGETSVFGGSIPIGGMCGDQQSALFGQTAFGHLESKNTYGTGCFLLTNTGKTPVKSNHGLITTIAWDLGKGAEYALEGSVFIAGAVVQWLRDELRMIATAAESESVAAQVDDTGGVYVVPAFVGLGAPHWDMRARGIIVGLTRGSNRAHIVRAALESISFQTGDIIHSMESDTGASIPVLKVDGGAAANNLLMQHQANVLGIPVVRGQVTDTTALGAAFLAGLAVKIWPNQDALRGIWQEERTFTPVWNEDQRRQALSGWEHSIKMALLR
- a CDS encoding polysaccharide biosynthesis tyrosine autokinase, whose protein sequence is MDQRQIFLRDVLTVLFKRKMFILVFIAAVFGVVLLGNYVWPPTYESVAKVRLIRGRTTSQPDPTVVHSDAGMLMVQLSREDVYSEIDLIYANDVLAKVVDELKLDQAMQSGLSPVQLTLRGVRELEYLLGLKRRPDPVQRAIEALEEAIEVKADDKKYVLEIRVQLGEPELARDVLEALLAAYQQKHVEVFDQPGSTAFFDEQAARVSKELADAQQRLEAFREKHQVVSLQAEKELLLAQYADARKLLLQLTESQDAAKQVAEGKTDQVLIATLSGKTENTVVTELQLRLLELILERNRITENLGPKHPQVVGIHNEISRAAERLTEAIDTTRNTTQAKIDDLQLRLQELNKVEGELEDLQRAVDTSSDTLVYYTQKREEAAVADAMKDKQISSIRVVEHPVAPVNPISPRKLANLLIALVVGVIGGIAIAFFLEYLDHGLKTPEDVDFYLRVPPLASFFRAGHNRPLDVAEAQRLSTMIDAVQSGAPNQLIEVTSAVTGEQSGNVAMALAKARAENPEWRVLYIDFAPHRSEDHPPKGLTDLVTEQAGLDEVLGQDGDLYVLSRGAAECPGYLWESRRMQTVLADLRQRFDRIVVHTSPVRVSSDALNAARFADGVVIVIRADATRREVVNRAIEMLQSAKGRIAGAVLTDRRQTIPGVVYRRI